A single genomic interval of Roseomonas gilardii subsp. gilardii harbors:
- a CDS encoding NAD(P)/FAD-dependent oxidoreductase has protein sequence MPAPLLHIETTPNLPRQAEVVVIGGGIVGVSTAYYLARRGVSVALVEKGRIGAEQSSRNWGWCRQQNRDARELPLATASLALWDRLAEEIGVDLGFRRCGLLYLSDDEAQIAGWAKWHDFARGAGVHTQMLSAAEATARGAATGKSWKGGVFSPTDGVADPERAAPVMALGVMRAGGTVHQFCAARGLERAGGRVSGVVTEAGVTRTGTVVLAGGAWASSFLNQYAIRFPQASVRASILAVASRAGLPEALHTTGVSVTRRSEGSYALAISGGARVDPTPQQLRFARQFVPMFLSRRGSLSLGGRQAWAAGHETLRRWRLDAPTAMEACRILDPSPDPRQIEETLARARRLLPALADAPVTARWAGYIDSTPDGVPAIGEVAGLPGLILAAGFSGHGFGIGTGAGHMVADLLTGAPPIVDPAPYAPERLADSARGKVAAF, from the coding sequence ATGCCGGCGCCGCTGTTGCACATCGAGACCACGCCCAACCTCCCGCGGCAGGCGGAGGTCGTCGTCATCGGCGGCGGCATCGTGGGTGTTTCCACAGCCTACTACCTGGCGCGTCGCGGCGTCTCGGTCGCATTGGTCGAGAAAGGCCGGATCGGTGCCGAGCAGTCGAGTCGCAACTGGGGCTGGTGCCGGCAGCAGAATCGCGATGCGCGGGAGCTTCCGCTGGCCACGGCCAGCCTCGCGCTGTGGGATCGCCTCGCGGAGGAGATCGGGGTGGACCTTGGATTCCGCCGCTGCGGCCTCCTCTATCTGAGCGACGACGAGGCTCAGATTGCCGGATGGGCGAAGTGGCATGACTTCGCCCGTGGCGCCGGCGTCCACACGCAGATGCTTTCGGCCGCCGAGGCAACGGCGCGGGGTGCCGCCACGGGCAAGAGCTGGAAGGGCGGCGTTTTCTCGCCGACCGACGGCGTCGCCGATCCGGAGCGAGCAGCGCCAGTCATGGCGCTGGGTGTGATGCGCGCGGGCGGAACGGTTCATCAGTTCTGCGCGGCCCGTGGACTGGAGCGCGCGGGCGGCCGGGTCAGCGGCGTTGTGACCGAGGCCGGGGTGACCCGCACCGGCACCGTGGTGCTCGCGGGCGGGGCCTGGGCCTCCTCCTTCCTGAACCAGTACGCGATCCGCTTTCCGCAGGCCTCGGTGCGGGCCTCGATCCTGGCGGTGGCGTCGCGTGCCGGCCTGCCGGAGGCACTGCACACCACGGGCGTCTCGGTCACGCGACGCAGCGAGGGGAGCTATGCCCTGGCCATCAGCGGCGGTGCCCGCGTCGATCCGACGCCGCAACAACTCCGCTTTGCGCGGCAGTTCGTCCCCATGTTCCTCAGCCGGCGTGGCAGCCTCTCGCTCGGCGGCCGGCAGGCCTGGGCGGCGGGGCATGAGACTCTGCGGCGCTGGCGCCTCGATGCACCGACCGCGATGGAAGCCTGCCGTATCCTCGACCCCAGCCCGGATCCCCGGCAGATCGAGGAGACCCTGGCGCGCGCCCGGCGCCTCCTGCCCGCGCTGGCGGATGCGCCCGTGACTGCGCGCTGGGCGGGCTATATCGACAGCACCCCTGATGGCGTGCCAGCGATCGGCGAGGTTGCCGGGCTGCCAGGGCTGATCCTGGCAGCCGGCTTCAGCGGTCACGGCTTCGGGATCGGCACCGGCGCCGGTCACATGGTCGCCGATCTGCTGACCGGGGCGCCGCCGATCGTGGACCCCGCCCCATACGCCCCGGAGCGTCTGGCTGACTCGGCCCGGGGGAAGGTCGCGGCATTCTGA
- a CDS encoding nucleotide-binding domain containing protein — protein sequence MPALPRNDAGILLVVGSVAEASRNAAARLVTEGGAIPFTVAPSLLLAGPAGSGWAPLSAEIAASLDQGHDTLVQIAPDPSANLRQGAALAEALALLLAQAGTRMAGLFATGGETACALLTTLGVHGIRLLEEVEPGVPLGITQGALRVPVMTKAGAFGHERSLLNSLARLHDLLGKRT from the coding sequence ATGCCTGCCTTGCCGCGCAACGATGCCGGCATACTGCTGGTGGTCGGCAGCGTGGCCGAGGCCTCCCGCAACGCCGCCGCTCGACTGGTCACGGAAGGCGGCGCCATCCCCTTCACTGTCGCGCCGTCGCTGCTGCTGGCCGGCCCAGCCGGCTCAGGCTGGGCGCCTTTGTCGGCGGAGATCGCCGCCTCCCTGGACCAGGGGCACGACACGCTGGTGCAGATTGCGCCCGATCCCAGCGCCAACCTGCGCCAGGGGGCAGCCCTGGCCGAGGCCCTGGCCTTGCTCCTCGCCCAGGCGGGCACCCGCATGGCCGGCCTTTTCGCCACCGGCGGCGAGACCGCCTGTGCCCTGCTCACCACCCTCGGCGTACACGGCATCCGCCTGCTGGAGGAGGTGGAACCCGGCGTGCCGCTCGGCATCACCCAGGGTGCGCTGCGCGTGCCGGTGATGACCAAGGCCGGTGCCTTCGGCCATGAGCGTAGCCTGCTGAACAGCCTTGCCCGCCTGCACGACCTTCTCGGAAAACGGACATGA
- a CDS encoding sodium:solute symporter family protein yields the protein MHQFNAGESAIIIAIIVAYIAVTSWLTIKLRSRNSSQFMVGSRAMPAAVIGVLLMSEFIGAKSTVGTSQEAFNYGIAAAWSVVGAAIGFLLYGLFFVRRLYASGEFTISGAINQKFGRSTKLTVSLIMIYALLLVNVGNYVSGAAALSTVLKVNLTLGMFIIAIVSTFYYVFGGLKGVAYVTILHSGVKVIGIALILGFALSMTGGIRPMVEGLPPEYFSMTGKIGVPTIIAWIIGTVGAIFSTQFIMQAISANKDEASAQRSAFYAAAWCLPLGIALGLIGVAAKFLQPTGNSLYALPMFLQAMNPWLAGLVTTSLVASVFVSVSTVALAMASLIVKDFYVPYAKPTPEHEFRMTRWISLAIGFAPLIFVFFVPEILKLSFFTRALRLSISIVAVMGFYLPFFRSNRGATLGLLAAAVATTIWYVLDNPYGIDNIYIAAVVPAAVLVAERVLSGLFPVRSATPALPEH from the coding sequence ATGCACCAGTTCAATGCCGGCGAGAGCGCGATCATCATCGCGATCATCGTCGCCTACATCGCTGTCACATCCTGGCTGACGATAAAACTGCGCAGCCGGAACAGCTCGCAGTTCATGGTGGGCTCCAGAGCCATGCCGGCGGCCGTGATCGGCGTTCTGCTGATGAGCGAGTTCATTGGTGCCAAGTCCACCGTCGGCACGTCGCAGGAGGCCTTCAACTATGGGATCGCCGCCGCCTGGTCCGTGGTCGGAGCGGCCATCGGCTTTCTGCTCTATGGCCTCTTCTTCGTCCGGCGGCTTTATGCCTCCGGCGAGTTCACGATCTCCGGCGCCATCAATCAGAAATTCGGCCGTTCCACCAAGCTCACCGTCTCCCTGATCATGATCTATGCGCTGTTGCTGGTGAATGTGGGGAACTATGTCTCGGGTGCGGCCGCGCTCTCCACGGTGCTCAAGGTCAATCTGACACTTGGCATGTTCATCATCGCGATCGTCAGCACCTTCTACTATGTCTTCGGCGGCCTGAAAGGTGTCGCCTATGTGACGATCCTCCACAGTGGGGTAAAGGTCATCGGCATCGCGCTGATCCTTGGCTTCGCCCTGTCCATGACCGGAGGTATCCGCCCGATGGTGGAGGGGTTGCCGCCGGAATACTTCAGCATGACCGGTAAGATCGGCGTGCCCACGATCATTGCCTGGATCATCGGCACGGTGGGCGCGATCTTCTCGACCCAGTTCATCATGCAGGCCATTTCAGCCAACAAGGATGAGGCGTCGGCCCAGCGTTCGGCTTTCTATGCCGCGGCATGGTGCTTGCCGCTGGGCATCGCGCTGGGGCTGATCGGCGTCGCGGCGAAGTTCCTGCAGCCGACCGGCAACAGCCTCTATGCTCTGCCGATGTTCCTCCAGGCGATGAACCCCTGGCTGGCAGGCCTCGTGACCACCTCGCTCGTGGCCTCGGTCTTCGTCAGCGTCAGCACCGTTGCCCTTGCCATGGCATCGCTGATCGTGAAGGACTTCTATGTGCCTTATGCGAAGCCGACGCCTGAGCACGAGTTCCGGATGACCCGGTGGATTTCCCTGGCCATCGGTTTCGCACCGCTGATCTTCGTGTTCTTCGTGCCGGAGATCCTGAAGCTCTCCTTCTTCACGCGTGCCCTGCGCCTCTCCATTTCCATCGTCGCCGTGATGGGCTTCTATCTCCCCTTCTTCAGGAGCAATCGCGGCGCCACGCTGGGGCTGCTTGCTGCTGCCGTGGCCACGACGATCTGGTACGTACTGGATAACCCCTATGGCATCGACAACATCTATATCGCGGCGGTGGTGCCTGCGGCGGTTCTGGTGGCCGAACGCGTGCTGAGCGGTCTCTTCCCGGTACGCTCCGCCACGCCTGCCTTGCCAGAGCACTGA
- a CDS encoding Bug family tripartite tricarboxylate transporter substrate binding protein, whose amino-acid sequence MKRRGLLLAAGAVGAGTLSIPAIHAQGSWPHGKPIRVIIPWPPGAANDTLGRLLAQRLQEKLGATAVAENRTGGAGLVGTNAVLQAPNDGYTLLASAFNTAVMPLVLKGANFDPQRDLEVVARTAKAPLVMVSSGLRPQKSLKDIIAAAKEKPREWNFAISSLGSAGHLATIEFLRRTGLDLDMVTYRGTQPALTDLMGGSVQLLIDPCFALLPARGDGKVNAVGIATAERSVLATDVPTMAESGLPGYEFQSWYGVWAPRGTPAEICQRINTLMQETMRDPEIVQRMTKQVLEPVTESTEDSKAFIASEIKRAGELLRSVNYQPE is encoded by the coding sequence ATGAAGAGACGTGGCCTGCTTCTGGCCGCCGGTGCCGTGGGTGCCGGCACGCTGTCCATCCCTGCTATCCACGCCCAGGGCTCCTGGCCGCACGGCAAGCCCATCCGTGTCATCATCCCATGGCCACCCGGCGCCGCCAACGACACGCTGGGGCGTTTGCTGGCGCAACGTTTGCAGGAAAAGCTCGGCGCGACGGCCGTGGCCGAGAACCGCACCGGCGGCGCGGGGCTGGTGGGCACCAATGCCGTGCTACAGGCACCGAACGACGGCTACACGCTGCTCGCCTCCGCCTTCAACACCGCGGTCATGCCGCTGGTGCTGAAGGGGGCGAATTTCGATCCGCAGCGGGATCTGGAAGTCGTGGCGCGCACCGCGAAGGCACCGCTCGTCATGGTTTCTTCCGGCCTCCGTCCGCAGAAGAGCCTGAAGGACATCATCGCGGCCGCGAAGGAAAAGCCCAGGGAGTGGAACTTCGCCATCTCCTCGCTTGGCTCCGCAGGGCACCTGGCCACCATCGAGTTCCTCCGCCGCACCGGTCTCGACCTCGACATGGTGACCTATCGCGGGACGCAGCCCGCCCTGACGGATCTGATGGGTGGCAGCGTGCAATTGTTGATCGATCCGTGCTTCGCGCTGCTGCCGGCACGCGGCGACGGCAAGGTCAACGCGGTCGGCATTGCCACTGCGGAGCGCTCGGTTCTCGCGACCGACGTGCCGACAATGGCGGAAAGCGGTTTGCCGGGTTACGAGTTCCAGTCGTGGTATGGCGTCTGGGCGCCACGGGGAACACCCGCCGAGATCTGCCAGCGTATCAATACCCTGATGCAGGAAACCATGCGGGACCCCGAAATCGTCCAGCGGATGACAAAGCAGGTGCTGGAACCGGTGACGGAAAGCACCGAGGACAGCAAGGCTTTCATTGCCAGCGAGATCAAGCGTGCCGGAGAACTGCTCCGGAGCGTGAATTACCAACCGGAATAA
- the pdxA gene encoding 4-hydroxythreonine-4-phosphate dehydrogenase PdxA, which translates to MTQNQDNLAQDRPIIAITMGDASGIGPEIIMKALARPEVHALCRPLVVGEAVRLREAGAIIGSSLTVRPLAEPSGARYEPGTVDVIDLGIIPAGHPFGQVLPLSGEGAYRYIERATRLVEAGEADAICTAPLSKEALHAAGHKYPGHTELLAHLTGTPEVSMMLVAPKLRVIHVTTHIGLMDAIRRIEPGLVERVIARGRATLVKAGIAEPRIGVCGINPHAGENGLFGQGEEEEKIIPAVQACRAKGWQVEGPLPADTLFFRAARGDFDLVVAMYHDQGHGPVKVMGLEAGVNITIGLPVIRTSVDHGTAFDIAGRGIADDGSLVEALRQAADLAPRRQQAVMA; encoded by the coding sequence ATGACCCAGAACCAGGACAACCTTGCCCAGGACCGCCCCATCATCGCCATCACCATGGGCGACGCCTCGGGCATCGGGCCGGAGATCATCATGAAGGCCCTGGCCCGGCCGGAGGTCCACGCCCTGTGTCGCCCGCTGGTGGTGGGCGAGGCGGTGCGGCTGCGTGAGGCCGGCGCCATCATCGGGTCCAGCCTCACCGTGCGGCCGCTCGCCGAACCCTCCGGAGCGCGCTACGAACCCGGCACGGTGGATGTGATCGATCTCGGGATCATCCCGGCTGGCCATCCCTTCGGGCAGGTCCTGCCACTCTCGGGGGAGGGCGCCTACCGCTACATCGAACGCGCCACACGGCTGGTCGAGGCGGGCGAAGCGGACGCCATCTGCACCGCGCCGCTGAGCAAGGAGGCGCTGCACGCGGCCGGCCACAAGTACCCCGGCCATACCGAGCTGCTCGCGCATCTGACCGGCACGCCGGAGGTTTCGATGATGCTGGTCGCACCGAAGCTGCGCGTGATCCACGTCACCACGCATATCGGGTTGATGGACGCGATCCGGCGGATCGAGCCTGGCCTGGTCGAACGCGTCATCGCCCGCGGCCGTGCCACGCTGGTCAAGGCCGGCATCGCGGAGCCCCGCATCGGCGTCTGCGGCATCAACCCGCATGCCGGGGAGAACGGACTCTTCGGCCAGGGCGAGGAGGAGGAGAAGATCATCCCCGCCGTGCAGGCGTGCCGCGCCAAGGGATGGCAGGTCGAGGGCCCGCTGCCCGCCGACACACTCTTCTTCCGTGCCGCGCGTGGCGACTTCGACCTGGTCGTGGCGATGTACCATGATCAGGGCCACGGGCCGGTGAAGGTGATGGGGCTGGAAGCAGGGGTGAACATCACCATCGGCCTGCCGGTGATCCGCACCTCGGTCGATCATGGCACCGCCTTCGACATCGCGGGCCGGGGCATCGCCGATGACGGCAGCCTCGTCGAAGCGCTTCGGCAGGCTGCGGACCTCGCCCCGCGCCGACAGCAGGCCGTCATGGCCTGA
- a CDS encoding iron-containing alcohol dehydrogenase, giving the protein MNDLLTPIEIVRPPIVEFGGGLVSAAGRWARARGYRRPLVISDAFNANRVELLDLPGHVTVFGEVKPEPDLPNLEKALALAEQVQPDLVVGFGGGSAMDLAKLVAVLPGSGQSFGQVVGPEKVAGRKLGLFQVPTTSGTGSEGGTRALVTDPATQNKAAVQSRHMLADIAIIDPDLTLTVPPAVTAATGVDAMAHCVEAFTSRKAHPLIDLYALEGIRLVGRFLKRAVADGSDREARAGLAVASMYGGFCLGPVNTTAGHAVAYPLGTRHHIPHGLACALIFPHTLAFNASVTAEKTALVLEALGLPKSVDEAVVRGATHRFCADLGIEMRLSALGVPRDDLETMAREAHAIRRLLDNNPRDLTQDQILAIYDSAY; this is encoded by the coding sequence ATGAATGACCTGCTGACACCCATCGAGATCGTCCGTCCGCCCATCGTCGAGTTCGGCGGTGGTCTGGTCTCGGCCGCCGGCCGCTGGGCGCGCGCGCGTGGCTACAGGCGGCCGCTGGTGATCTCTGACGCCTTCAATGCCAATCGCGTGGAACTGCTCGATCTGCCTGGCCATGTCACGGTTTTCGGCGAGGTGAAGCCGGAACCCGATCTGCCGAACCTGGAGAAAGCCCTGGCCCTCGCGGAGCAGGTGCAGCCGGACCTCGTTGTTGGATTTGGCGGCGGCAGTGCCATGGACCTCGCCAAGCTCGTGGCCGTGCTACCGGGCAGCGGGCAGAGCTTCGGGCAGGTGGTAGGGCCGGAGAAGGTTGCGGGACGCAAGCTTGGGCTCTTCCAGGTGCCAACGACATCCGGCACAGGCAGCGAGGGCGGTACGCGCGCCCTCGTCACCGACCCGGCGACGCAGAACAAGGCCGCGGTGCAAAGCCGCCATATGCTGGCGGATATCGCGATCATCGATCCGGACCTGACGCTGACGGTTCCGCCCGCTGTCACCGCGGCCACCGGCGTGGACGCCATGGCGCATTGCGTGGAAGCCTTCACCAGCCGCAAGGCGCACCCGCTGATCGACCTCTATGCGCTGGAGGGCATCCGCCTGGTCGGGCGCTTCCTGAAGCGCGCCGTGGCCGATGGCTCGGACCGGGAGGCGCGTGCCGGCCTGGCGGTGGCGTCCATGTATGGCGGCTTCTGCCTCGGCCCCGTGAACACGACGGCCGGACACGCCGTCGCCTATCCGCTTGGCACGCGCCATCACATCCCGCACGGCCTCGCCTGCGCTCTTATTTTCCCCCACACCCTCGCTTTCAATGCTTCGGTGACGGCGGAGAAGACCGCGCTGGTGCTGGAGGCCCTGGGCCTGCCGAAGAGCGTGGACGAAGCCGTGGTGCGGGGCGCCACGCATCGCTTCTGTGCCGATCTCGGGATCGAGATGCGCCTCTCCGCCCTGGGCGTGCCGCGCGACGACCTGGAGACGATGGCCAGGGAAGCACATGCCATCCGCCGCCTGCTGGACAACAATCCGCGCGACCTGACCCAGGACCAGATCCTGGCCATCTACGACTCCGCCTACTGA
- a CDS encoding dihydrodipicolinate synthase family protein, which translates to MSATLDKPIHASAAAFKGPSGVFCAALTPLTAELAPDHATFAEHARWLLEEGCDGIAMLGTTGEANSFSVGERKALLEATIGAGIAPDRLLPGTGVAALTETVELTRHALSLGVTTVVMLPPFYYKNVSDDGVFAAYAEVIERLGDARLRVVLYHIPQMSAVPLSLAVIARLIERFPGTVVGIKDSAGDIGNMLAMVERFPGFSVLAGADPLLLPLRRQGGAGCITATSNLVARDLAFIYRHALDDSRSAEVEAAQERVVTMRNRASRFAQMASLKALTAERSGHTGWMRMRPPLMALSAEEKTSLLGG; encoded by the coding sequence ATGAGCGCGACTCTCGACAAGCCCATCCATGCCTCGGCCGCGGCCTTCAAAGGTCCGAGCGGCGTGTTCTGCGCGGCGCTGACCCCGCTGACTGCCGAACTGGCACCCGATCATGCCACTTTCGCTGAGCATGCGCGTTGGCTGCTGGAGGAGGGATGCGACGGCATCGCCATGCTCGGCACGACGGGCGAGGCGAATTCCTTCTCTGTCGGCGAGCGTAAGGCCTTGCTGGAGGCCACCATCGGCGCCGGTATCGCGCCGGATCGCCTCCTGCCCGGGACAGGCGTCGCCGCCTTGACCGAGACAGTGGAACTGACCCGTCATGCCCTGTCCCTGGGCGTCACGACGGTCGTGATGCTGCCGCCCTTCTACTACAAGAACGTCTCGGATGACGGGGTCTTCGCTGCCTATGCCGAGGTGATCGAACGTCTGGGCGACGCCAGGCTCAGGGTGGTGCTCTACCATATCCCGCAGATGTCGGCGGTGCCTCTCTCCCTCGCGGTGATCGCGCGGCTGATCGAGCGTTTCCCCGGGACGGTGGTCGGAATCAAGGACTCCGCCGGCGACATCGGGAACATGCTGGCCATGGTGGAGCGCTTTCCGGGCTTCTCCGTGCTCGCGGGCGCCGATCCGCTGCTCCTGCCGCTGCGGCGGCAGGGTGGGGCTGGCTGCATCACGGCCACGTCCAATCTCGTCGCGCGAGACCTGGCCTTCATCTACCGCCACGCCCTGGACGACAGCCGCTCGGCCGAAGTGGAGGCGGCGCAGGAGCGCGTGGTCACGATGCGGAACCGGGCCTCGCGCTTCGCGCAGATGGCATCGCTGAAGGCCCTGACCGCCGAACGGAGCGGTCACACGGGCTGGATGCGGATGCGGCCGCCTTTGATGGCCCTCAGCGCGGAGGAGAAGACAAGCCTTCTCGGCGGCTGA
- a CDS encoding IclR family transcriptional regulator, which yields MNTAVARQPAPADIASVPKGGGKTAADNPKNMVQSAAKTFAVLKAFAPEYPELTLAEVATRAGLDRGTAFRLIHTLEALGYLRAVPGTRRFRLTLQCLELGFAALSANGLSDHAVPLLRELVPEAGDAASLGTIDAGDVVYLARVQIGLDRHNILRHPGTRVGAYATALGHAMLAYLPRAQQIDHLERRERVKLSDRTITDLGALLDRLSQVKERGFAISDGENAYGLRTVAVPILDEEGHPVSGVSLTIDANRDQLEDFVAAGLPRLRGVADELTKAMLLTRRAVQPRPAKTQSGI from the coding sequence GTGAACACCGCTGTGGCCAGACAGCCCGCACCGGCGGACATCGCCTCCGTCCCTAAGGGCGGGGGAAAAACCGCTGCCGACAACCCGAAGAACATGGTGCAGTCCGCGGCAAAGACCTTTGCCGTCCTGAAGGCTTTCGCCCCCGAATACCCGGAACTGACCCTGGCCGAGGTGGCCACCCGCGCCGGTTTGGACAGAGGCACGGCATTTCGTCTGATCCATACCCTGGAAGCCCTGGGCTATCTTCGCGCGGTGCCAGGCACCCGGCGTTTCCGCCTGACACTGCAATGCCTTGAGCTCGGCTTCGCGGCCCTCTCGGCGAACGGCCTTTCCGACCATGCCGTGCCCTTGTTGCGTGAGCTCGTGCCCGAAGCCGGAGATGCCGCTTCCCTCGGCACCATCGATGCGGGGGACGTCGTATATCTGGCGCGCGTCCAGATTGGGCTCGACCGCCACAACATCCTGCGCCATCCAGGCACCCGGGTTGGCGCTTATGCGACAGCACTGGGCCACGCCATGCTGGCTTACCTGCCTCGCGCGCAGCAGATTGACCACCTGGAGCGCCGTGAACGGGTCAAGCTCTCCGATCGGACCATCACCGATCTGGGCGCGTTGCTGGATCGGCTCTCCCAGGTGAAGGAACGCGGGTTCGCGATCTCGGATGGCGAGAACGCCTACGGGCTGCGCACCGTCGCCGTGCCTATCCTGGACGAAGAGGGGCATCCTGTCTCCGGCGTCAGCCTCACCATCGATGCCAACCGAGACCAACTGGAAGACTTCGTGGCAGCCGGCCTGCCGCGCCTGCGCGGCGTGGCAGACGAGTTGACCAAGGCCATGCTGCTGACACGAAGGGCCGTCCAGCCGCGACCGGCGAAGACCCAGAGCGGAATCTGA
- a CDS encoding SDR family NAD(P)-dependent oxidoreductase produces the protein MTTVQATAPHALVTGASSGIGEAISRLLLSRGWRVTGLSRRRPRIDDPGFEHRAADLSSPRSLLDATENLSVQAFVHAAGLMSTNPLGHLEAEAGMAMWQLHVQAASILADRLLDGMGPGGRIILIGSRTATGAAGRSQYAATKAALNGLARSWAAELAPRGITVNLVSPAATDTPMLNDPSRVSSAPRIPPIGRLIRPEEVAGTVAFLLSGDAAAITGQNIVICGGSSL, from the coding sequence ATGACGACAGTTCAGGCCACGGCACCCCATGCCCTCGTCACCGGCGCAAGTTCCGGGATCGGCGAGGCCATTTCGAGGTTGCTGCTCAGCAGAGGCTGGCGCGTCACAGGGCTGAGCCGGCGTCGTCCCCGGATCGATGATCCGGGTTTCGAGCACCGTGCGGCGGACCTGTCCTCTCCGCGGAGCCTCCTGGATGCGACCGAGAACCTGTCGGTCCAGGCTTTCGTTCATGCCGCCGGACTGATGAGCACCAACCCCCTGGGCCATCTGGAGGCCGAAGCGGGAATGGCGATGTGGCAGCTGCATGTGCAGGCTGCCAGCATCCTCGCTGACAGGCTTCTCGATGGCATGGGCCCGGGTGGCCGGATCATCCTGATCGGCAGCCGGACCGCGACCGGGGCGGCGGGGCGCAGCCAGTACGCGGCCACCAAGGCGGCGCTCAACGGGCTCGCGCGCTCCTGGGCTGCGGAGCTGGCGCCCCGGGGAATCACGGTGAACCTCGTGTCACCAGCGGCAACCGATACGCCCATGCTGAACGACCCGTCACGCGTTTCATCGGCCCCGCGCATTCCTCCCATCGGGCGCCTGATCCGGCCGGAGGAAGTCGCTGGGACGGTCGCCTTCCTGTTATCGGGCGATGCAGCCGCCATCACAGGGCAGAACATCGTGATATGCGGGGGGAGCTCACTCTGA
- a CDS encoding sialidase family protein: protein MIRTNENGKLELGEVGRVRPAEDDPARLEAFLPPATVQSHAANLMPLPDGSLGCVWFGGTQEGVPDISAYFSRLEKGSDRWSAPVRLSDDPTKSEQNPLLFPAPNGELWLIWTAQISGNQDTAVVRKRVSTDNGRSWGPIETLFGPRQGGGTFMRQPVVVLDNGDWLLPIWICTSTPGKKWVGDDDTSAVMISSDQGRSWTEVAVPDSLGCVHMSIVDLRDGTLAAFYRSRWADNVYVSHSQDRGRSWSAPQPTELPNNNSSIQVTRLKNGHLAMVFNESSAVDATERRLSLYDDIEDESDDGKVVAPIDHSRRSTFWGVPRAPMTVAISEDGGRTWPIRRNLETGDGYCMTNNSREGLNREFSYPSIVQGPDGRLHIAYTVYRQAIKYVTVTEDWIRSNNA from the coding sequence ATGATCCGAACGAATGAGAACGGGAAGCTGGAGCTGGGCGAGGTAGGCCGTGTACGTCCGGCCGAGGACGATCCGGCACGGCTGGAGGCCTTCCTGCCCCCGGCCACGGTGCAGAGCCATGCCGCGAACCTGATGCCTCTGCCCGATGGCTCGCTGGGCTGCGTCTGGTTCGGTGGCACGCAGGAGGGCGTGCCCGATATCTCCGCCTATTTCTCCCGCCTGGAGAAAGGATCGGACCGATGGTCGGCGCCGGTGCGGCTGTCGGACGACCCAACGAAGTCAGAGCAGAACCCCCTGCTCTTCCCTGCGCCGAATGGCGAGCTCTGGCTGATCTGGACGGCGCAGATTTCCGGCAACCAGGACACCGCCGTCGTCCGCAAGCGCGTTTCCACCGATAACGGCCGCTCCTGGGGACCCATCGAGACGCTGTTCGGCCCGCGGCAGGGCGGTGGCACCTTCATGCGCCAGCCGGTGGTGGTGCTGGACAATGGCGACTGGCTCCTGCCGATCTGGATCTGCACCAGCACGCCGGGCAAGAAGTGGGTCGGCGATGACGACACCAGTGCCGTGATGATCTCCTCCGATCAGGGGCGGAGCTGGACCGAAGTGGCCGTACCGGACAGCCTGGGCTGCGTGCATATGAGCATCGTCGATCTGCGTGATGGAACGCTCGCCGCCTTCTACCGCAGCCGCTGGGCCGACAATGTCTATGTCTCCCACTCCCAGGACCGGGGGCGGAGCTGGAGCGCGCCTCAGCCGACGGAACTGCCCAACAACAACTCCTCGATCCAGGTGACGCGGCTGAAGAACGGCCATCTCGCCATGGTGTTCAATGAGAGCAGTGCGGTGGATGCCACCGAGCGCCGCCTGTCACTCTACGATGATATCGAGGATGAGAGCGATGACGGCAAGGTCGTCGCGCCGATCGACCACAGCCGCCGCAGCACCTTCTGGGGTGTGCCGCGCGCACCGATGACGGTGGCGATCTCCGAGGATGGAGGCCGAACCTGGCCGATCCGGCGCAATCTGGAGACGGGCGACGGCTATTGCATGACCAACAACTCGCGCGAAGGGCTGAATCGCGAGTTCTCCTACCCCAGCATCGTGCAGGGTCCGGATGGACGTCTGCACATCGCCTACACCGTGTACCGTCAGGCCATCAAATACGTGACCGTCACCGAGGACTGGATCCGGAGCAACAACGCATGA